CGGGAAACAATATATAAAGAAGTCTTAACAATACAGGTAAATACAGTTTACCATTATTCATCAATTAAAGTAACACCTCATGGAAAGGCATCAGTGAAAGAGATAATTTTAACTCTTTAGGCAAACTAAAAGACCCAGTTCTTGCAtccacaacacacacacacacacacgttaACATATCATAAACTCCAAACTAGATAAGAGGTTCAGTTAATGTAGCTTGTAACCCCTCTTGGACAGCCCTCCATCAGTGAAAGAGAGAAATCTAGCACTTTAGGCAAACTAAAAGATCTAGTTCTCGCATTCACAACACACACACGTGTAAACATATCATAAACTCCAAACTAGATAAGAGGTTCAGTTATTGTAGCTTAAAACTATCATACAGAATCCAAGATACATTTAATCCACTTGTAAGACAAACAACCTGAAAGAATAACAAGAGCTAATGCCAAAGAGTATTTGAAAAAGATTTCTATGTTGTCCAGCAATACCATAGATTGAACTTCTGCCTCTTCCTATACTCAGGTCATCATTAAGAGCAAGCCGAATTTCTGGATTTCCTGACAGATAACTCTTCATTTGAATGGTGCCATCAATCTCAGAAGTTAGTATATATCCCTGTATAATCCACAGTAAGTAAACAAGTTTTGAACTTCCAATTCATACAAGtacaaaatgataaaatatgGCGATACAACATAGAATCATAAACAAATTGGAATAAATATAAGCAGAAAGTTCCATCTCTAGATTGAATAAGAAAACAATTTATCCCTGGATCACAATTACTTGCAGATAGTTTCCCAATGCAGTGTCATAAGTTGTGCCACTCAATGCTAACAAGGAAAATGTGACCACAACTTAACTAGTTCATTAAATTAAGAAGAAATTGTTGTCAAGCAAAAACTTGGAACCTACAAAATTAGTAGAATGTctcaaaccccccccccccccccccctccttctTTTTCTGTGGGTCTGCTTCCTTTTGATTCTAGGTAAAGCAGAAAATGCAGTTATATATCACGACGAGGAATTTAAACTACCAGTCCTTGCAGGCCCCAAAACCCCATCCACCCCACCTAAGGAAAAATCTTTGTATCATCATAACAAAAATGACAAGAGGCAAGATAATAAATAACTACTTGCATGCAAGTTAAAGTACCAGTTGTGTATAAACTAggattgtttattattattcctCGTTTGGACACTATTATTCCTCATCTGGACACCACCAAACAATGAAACAATACTCTGGCCATGAATGAAAAATAAGCTTAATGCTGTTTGCAAGGGTTTTTGGTTAATCTTGATAACTGATAGTAACAGAAGTACAGAGCAAGTCAAAATACTCACACTAGAGCTGAATGTAACACTTATTTTCTCAATTATATCCACAAAAATTTCTTCCCTCTTTCTACCCCCAGGCTCATTCGCTACAACAGATTTTGTAACAGCTGTCCCTGGCATTCTTCTTTTTGACCCTTGCTGCAAACATGTGAGTTTTACCAGTCCATAAAAGCATATATTTAAGTTGACAGTGAGGATCATATATGCCACTAGTGAGTGATTGATACCATAAATATGCCTGCAGCTCCAAGGGATGGCACACGAGCTGCATCGATCACAATTGGTTCATTGAAAATGTAAGACTTCAAAACCTCGGTTGATGTCGTTTTCACATAACCAAAATCCTGGCACAAAGAGAGAACAGTAAGACGCATTAACAACAATGacgacaacaacaataacaaataaatagaaGAGAAAACAGTGAAGAAAAGATACGTGCAGGTCAAAATAATAGTTCTAAAATTCAGCTGGGATGATATCAATGCCTTATTTTAATAAACGATGATGTCTACCaacatttgtaatatattataaatggaaaaggaatttgataaaaatcttTAACAAAAATAGGTaagaaggggagagagagagagattatcaCCCAATGAAACAGAATGTTTGCGTCAATACAATTTCTTTTCATAGGTCCAATAtgctttaaattaaaaaactagcaaaattatttttagacaACAAGGCCCAACAGCATCTAACTTTTAAAGAGTCATTCTAATGAAGGAATGACAGGAAAAAGATATGAAAGCATACTTACAATGACTTCATCAAGCAACTCATACACAAGCACAAAGTTTTTCCGCAATGAATCTTCATTGAGTATTCCAAGGTAATCTTTGATGACACGTGCAATCCTTTGCAAAAGTTCCAAAACAAGAGAAGGTGACACATTAACTCTTGTTGTAGCAACAAACAACAATCCAGCAACCTTGACATGAAAATAGTTAACACCATCCACATTCTGTTGGCAAGAAAGATGAATAGGAAAAATATCAGGACACATTAAAGGAAGACAGTGTGGAATATGACACAATCAAACAATTCAATTACATTTCTCTGCATTTATTACTACACAACATGCCCCagaataaattaacaaaatagaTCTTATGAAAGAATATTATACTATTTAACTATTTAAGTTGGAAGGTCCCTCTCCTCACAAAACCTTCAACATATTTCTGGGCATACTGGGAAAAACTTTTGCCATGGATATGTATTGGTAGGGGAAGCAGACTATTTTCTATAAAAGCACTCAAATATGAATATAAGAGAAAAGAAACTAATCACAAAAAACTTGAAAGAACAAAGATAAAACCAAGTTGGGGGGGGTTGACTCTGGTTTAAAGATGTAAAGGCATATATGTGCAGAAACTGCATTTATTATTCATCCATATGcagaaggaaaatgaaagaataCAGCATGTGAGGTACAACAACGACAACacagccttagtcccaaaattttttaggtttactATGAATCTTCAACAGACTAATCAAGGTCAATCACATGTAATTTTATCCACCAATCCACCCTATGTAACATCATACTCTCTTAtctaaaagtctaaaaccataCTCTTTACTAGCTTTTTATTAGCTCGTTAATTAACATGTTCTTTTTTACTTcttaactatttttattttaggtcttcACTTAcctattttcattctcttaacTTGAATCAAATCACTCTTCCTCATTGGTGCATTAATCGTTCGCCTTTGTACATGACTAAATCAACCATTTCAAGCAACTTTCCCCCATCTTTTCATGGCAGAAGAAATTATCTTTAaacaaactttttcttttcgttTCTCATCTTTCCTTGTATTTTTCATCTTAACATTCATGTTTAAACAACACACATTTTATGAACATGTTGTTTTTTGATAGCCtaacattttttgtttcttttgaccATCAAGTTTTACACCTCTTTCATCTACCAAACTTATCCTCCATGTCCTCAGTTTTAGACCTACTTAACTTAAAGCCTTTAGATATGAAAGTTTTAACTTAAAGCCTTTAGATATGAAAGTATAACTCCACAGTAAGAAATTGCTTCCATGGGATCGCCTAGGATAAAACCAAATTGATTATctaatattgttgtttcatgTCTAACCTATGTTCAAtaattctctctcaaaatttcatAGTTTGTACAGATTTAAATACCTCCTTTGTTCTTTTATATAGGTATTGAAGTACTTTTCCTCCACAAATGCTTAGGATCTTATTGAAAAGGTTTGTCAACCATCCTACACCCACGTCACCCAAGCACCTCAAAAATTCAATGGGAATTTCATTAGGTCCCACAGCTTTTTCCGCTTTCATCCCCCTTAATGTGTCATTTACCTTGATCATCCTCATTCTTCAAACAAACCTACGATTTTATCCTCAACTGATACCTAATTCACTCCAATTCCTTCTATGGCTtaaaaacttcatcaaaataACTCTTCCATCTTTCTTTACTAACACTCTTTGACCCTGATCCTTAGTGCACTTAAGGATTCAAGTCTTTTGCTTTCATTTCCCTTGTCTTAGCAAGATTATAAACATTATTTTCTACATCATCCCTAAATTGCTATACACCTCATCATAAGCCTAAAACATAGTGCCTATCAAACAGCCTTTCTTCTTACCTCTTCTCCACTTTATAATTTGCATAAGCAGTATTGTCTCTACATCTAGTAGGCTTCTATATCACTCTCTTTTTAATATAACTATTGCTTGAACGTCTTCATTCCACAACCAAGTATCCTTAGTTGGTACCCTAATCCTTAATCTTTTAACACAACTAGCCATTTCATTCCACGTCTTATCAACAACTTCATCTAGGCCCTACTTACCTACTTTGATCATCCCATTTATAAACAACTTGTTTCTCTCCCTTCAAACACCACCATTTAATTCTCAGTTTCTGTCTAATAcatctttttccattttctaaAACAAATATCTAGTACCACACAACCTACGCTCTGTCATGGTATCACCTTGTAAACTTTACGACATCTAATACAAATTTTCGAGTAAGGATGAAATTTATCTGGCTTTTGTCCCATGTTTGAAGGTAATTAAGTGTGACTTCCTTACTCGGTTACTCCATACCCCAAGCCTTCATGAAGTTTTTAAAATCCCCACTATCTTTTCCAACACAGCCATTTAGGTCTAATCCAGTTACCCCATTTAGTAACCCATGAATCAAGTCATCCATaacctcccaaaaaaaatttcttaatgaaTCCTTCCCAATGCAATTTGAGTAGAAAACATGCTAAATATGTCAATTGTATCTTCTCCTAGAACAAGTTTTATTAAGAGTTTTATCTATGAAATCCTATATCTCACATAGGTTTCATGAATTAATCCTATGCGAGATATTATTATAGAAAATACCTACAAAGACAGGTGGTGCATCCCCTTCTCCATCCTCCTtccaaaacttcacttttcGGAAAAATATCTCGGCACTCCCCTTTGGTACTTCACCCCGATCTGCAttttaattaacaaaagaaaatgttatgCGTGTATGCATCATAAAACTCTGTGACCTATATATATCAGATTCCAAAATACCAATTGCCCATCATCCCTCATGTAatacttttataaaaataaaaataaaaaaaccaacatAGCACCAAAAAATTTGCGGCCTCATTTTCTAGGCTACAACATAATTCCCAGCCATGCTACCTAGAAGAAACTATGAAATGCAAGGATTAACAACCTTATTCAGGAAAATCATCATAAGTAACAACCTTAAATAAGTTCACCACAGTTTTGCAATTAAACGAAATTAACTCTCAACAAACTTTCTTTAGTTCAGACATCATATTATTACCATGCGTAACATAACATTAAATAAGTGCCCTCTTGTTGTATAAACTCTAATTTTGGTTGCAATTTATTGGAGCGAATTAAAAGCAAACAACAGTCAAATTTAATCTAGAAGATggttttaaatttgtgtgttaACGCAGATCACAGAGTTGAAACATGAATCTAACAAGAATAATCAACTTAAACGCGTCAAAAAGAGACATGCACGATGTAAACAATGAAATTATGAAATTGAAACTGGAGAAGTGAAATGAAGGAAATTAaggaaagagagtgagagaggctCACAGTCACGGAAGACGATGTTGTCGCCTCTCTGCGACAGAACGAAGAACTGAGAAATCATGGctcctgagagagagagagagagagagagttttcaGTTTACACAATGGGGCTTTGGctttttctattccttttctTTCGGTTCAATTTCAGGTTCTGAGTTTCCCTTGCAGTGGAAGACTTGggaagttttaacttttaagctCATAGTTCTCTACCGAACCAACAAACCATCAACTAGCTCATTGCCACGTTAGGCAGAGGTCACGAGACAAGCACGTGGTTCTTGAGCAACGGCATTATgacttttgtttctttgttttttttgttttttttttttttttgggtaaacggGTAATTTCCATTAACATGTTATGTCCACCAAGTGCAAGATTTTCAGAACTGGTTAGTATATTTGGTAGCTGTTTTTTCcct
This DNA window, taken from Quercus robur chromosome 2, dhQueRobu3.1, whole genome shotgun sequence, encodes the following:
- the LOC126712298 gene encoding AP-4 complex subunit mu-like; the encoded protein is MISQFFVLSQRGDNIVFRDYRGEVPKGSAEIFFRKVKFWKEDGEGDAPPVFNVDGVNYFHVKVAGLLFVATTRVNVSPSLVLELLQRIARVIKDYLGILNEDSLRKNFVLVYELLDEVIDFGYVKTTSTEVLKSYIFNEPIVIDAARVPSLGAAGIFMQGSKRRMPGTAVTKSVVANEPGGRKREEIFVDIIEKISVTFSSSGYILTSEIDGTIQMKSYLSGNPEIRLALNDDLSIGRGRSSIYDYGNSSGSGSVILDDCNFHESVHLDSFDIDRTLALVPPDGEFPVMNYRMTQEFRTPFRINALIEEAGPLKAEVILKVRAEFASSITANTILVQMPLPTYTTRVTFELEPGAVGNTTDFKEANKRLEWGLKKIVGGSEHTLRAKLTFSQESHGNIVKESGPVSMTFTIPMYNCSRLQVKYLQIAKKSKTDNPYRWVRYVTQANSYVARL